The proteins below are encoded in one region of Rhizophagus irregularis chromosome 13, complete sequence:
- a CDS encoding Elongation factor 2 — protein sequence MVNFTVDQIRGLMDRATNVRNMSVIAHVDHGKSTLTDSLVSKAGIISAQKAGEARFTDTRADEQERCITIKSTAISMYFELQKDDLADVKQKTDGNEFLINLIDSPGHVDFSSEVTAALRVTDGALVVVDCVEGVCVQTETVLRQALTERIKPVVIINKVDRALLELQLTKEDLYTSFQRTIESVNVIISTYFDKALGDIQVYPEKGTVAFGSGLHGWGFTLRQFAQRYSKKFGVDKEKMMQKLWGENYFNTKTKKWTKQPTAVNDKGDLSERAFCTFVLDPIFKLFDAIMNFKKEEATKMLEKLEITLKSEEKELEGKPLLKLVMKKFLPAAEALLEMIVIHLPSPVAAQKYRAEMLYEGPADDECAIGIRDCDPNAPLMLYVSKMVPTSDKGRFYAFGRVFSGTVKSGLKVRIQGPNYQPGKKDDLFVKSIQRTILMMGRSVEPIEDCPAGNIIGLVGVDQYLLKSGTITTSEAAHNLKVMKFSVSPVVKIAVEVKNANDLPKLVEGLKRLSKSDPCVQVSTSESGEHIVAGAGELHLEICLKDLEEDHAQVPIKTGEPVVSYRETVQAESSITALSKSPNKHNRIFMKALPMQEELSNAIENGKITPRDELKARARLLAEEFGWEVTDARKIWCFGPETIGANLLVDVTKGVQYLNEIKDSCIAAFQWATKEGVCAEENMRSCRFNILDVVLHADAIHRGGGQIIPTCRRVIYAAALTAIPGLLEPVFLAEIQCPETAMGGIYGVLNRRRGHVFTEEQRPGTPLYNVKAYLPVNESFGFTADLRSNTGGQAFPQCVFSHWQLMNGNPLEAGKVADIVRGIRKRKGLSEEIPSLDKYLDKL from the exons ATG gTGAACTTTACAGTCGACCAAATTCGCGGTCTT ATGGATCGGGCTACCAACGTGCGCAATATGTCTGTCATCGCACACGTTGACCACGGAAAGTCTACGCTTACCGATTCCTTGGTATCTAAGGCCGGTATTATTTCTGCGCAGAAAGCTGGTGAAGCACGTTTCACAGATACTCGTGCAGATGAGCAAGAACGTTGTATCACTATTAAATCTACGGCAATTTCAATGTATTTTGAATTGCAAAAGGATGACTTAGCAGATGTAAAACAAAAGACTGATG GTAATGAATTCTTAATCAATTTGATCGATTCTCCCGGACACGTAGACTTTTCATCTGAAGTAACAGCTGCCCTTCGAGTTACTGACGGCGCCCTAGTGGTTGTTGATTGTGTTGAGGGTGTATGTGTACAGACTGAGACCGTCTTGCGTCAAGCTCTTACCGAACGAATCAAGCCCGtagtaattattaacaaagttGATCGTGCCTTGTTGGAATTACAGCTTACAAAAGAAGATTTATATACT TCTTTCCAACGTACAATCGAATCAGTAAACGTCATCATTTCAACTTACTTCGATAAGGCTCTTGGTGATATTCAAGTTTACCCTGAAAAGGGTACTGTTGCTTTTGGATCCGGTCTTCATGGTTGGGGTTTCACTCTTCGCCAATTTGCCCAACgttattctaaaaaattcGGTGTTGACAAAGAAAAGATGATGCAAAAACTATGGGGtgaaaactattttaatactAAAACAAAGAAATGGACCAAACAACCAACGGCTGTAAATGATAAAGGCGATTTATCTGAACGTGCTTTCTGTACATTCGTTTTGGATCctatctttaaattatttgatgcTATTATGAACTTTAAGAAGGAGGAAGCTACAAAAATGCTCGAAAAGTTGGAAATTACCCTAAAAAGTGAAGAAAAAGAGTTAGAAGGGAAACCCCTTCTTAAGCTcgtaatgaaaaaattcttgCCTGCCGCAGAAGCTTTACTAGAAATGATAGTAATTCATCTTCCATCGCCTGTAGCTGCTCAAAAATATCGTGCTGAAATGTTGTACGAAGGTCCTGCTGATGACGAGTGTGCCATAGGTATACGTGATTGCGATCCTAATGCACCTCTTATGTTGTATGTATCTAAAATGGTACCGACATCTGATAAGGGTCGCTTCTATGCCTTTGGACGTGTATTCTCGGGAACCGTTAAATCTGGTCTTAAAGTTCGTATCCAAGGTCCAAATTATCAACCTGGTAAAAAAGACGATTTGTTCGTTAAATCTATTCAACGTACAATTCTTATGATGGGCCGTTCTGTTGAACCTATCGAAGATTGTCCAGCTGGCAACATCATTGGTCTCGTTGGTGTCGATCAATATTTACTTAAATCCGGTACTATCACCACCTCGGAAGCTGCTCATAATTTGAAAGTTATGAAATTTTCAGTATCACCTGTCGTCAAAATTGCTGTTGAAGTGAAGAATGCAAACGATTTACCTAAATTAGTTGAAGGATTAAAACGACTTTCTAAATCAGATCCTTGTGTTCAAGTTAGTACTTCTGAATCCGGTGAACATATCGTAGCCGGCGCAGGAGAATTACATTTGGAAATTTGCTTAAAGGATTTAGAAGAAGATCATGCTCAAGTCCCAATCAAAACTGGTGAACCAGTGGTATCTTATAGAGAGACTGTCCAAGCTGAATCATCAATAACAGCTTTGTCTAAGTCGCCAAATAAACATAATCGTATATTTATGAAAGCTCTACCAATGCAGGAGGAACTTTCTAATGCTATTGAAAACGGAAAAATTACTCCACGTGATGAATTGAAGGCACGTGCACGTCTTCTTGCTGAAGAATTCGGTTGGGAAGTTACTGATGCTCGTAAGATTTGGTGTTTTGGTCCTGAAACTATTGGTGCAAACTTGTTGGTCGATGTGACTAAGGGAGTCCAATATCTTAATGAAATTAAGGACTCTTGTATTGCTGCCTTCCAATGGGCTACAAAGGAGGGCGTTTGCGCTGAAGAAAACATGCGCTCTTGCCGGTTCAATATTCTTGACGTTGTGTTACACGCTGATGCTATCCATCGTGGTGGTGGCCAAATCATCCCTACTTGTCGTCGTGTTATATATGCAGCAGCTTTAACAGCTATTCCTGGTCTCTTGGAACCTGTTTTTCTTGCAGAAATACAATGCCCAGAAACTGCTATGGGCGGTATCTATGGAGTCTTGAATAGACGTCGTGGCCACGTTTTTACTGAAGAACAGCGTCCTGGTACTCCATTGTACAACGTAAAAGCTTACTTACCC GTAAATGAATCCTTCGGTTTCACCGCAGATCTTCGTTCAAACACAGGAGGACAAGCTTTCCCTCAATGTGTATTCTCTCATTGGCAACTTATGAATGGAAATCCATTAGAAGCCGGTAAAGTAGCAGATATTGTAAGGGGAATAAGAAAGAGAAAAGGACTCAGCGAAGAA attcCTAGCTTGGATAAATACCTTGATAAGTTATAA
- a CDS encoding 40S ribosomal protein uS9 yields MTTESVQTYGRKKTATAVAHCKRGKGLIKINGSPIHLVEPEILRFKVYEPILILGQEKFAGVDIRVRVKGGGHTSQVYAIRQAIAKAIVAFYQKYVDEAQKKEIKDTLIHYDRSLLVADPRRCEPKKFGGPGARARYQKSYR; encoded by the exons aaaacTGCGACCGCTGTTGCACATTGTAAACGTGGTAAAGGCCTTATTAAGATTAATGGGTCTCCAATTCATCTAGTTGAGCCAGAAATTTTAAGGTTCAAGGTTTACGAACCTATTTTAATCTTGGgacaagaaaaattcgctgGTGTAGATATCAGAGTTCGAGTAAAGGGCGGTGGCCATACCTCCCAAGTTTATGCTATCCGCCAGGCGATTGCAAAAGCAATCGTTGCCTTCTATCAAAAGTATGTAGATGAAGCTCAGAAAAAGGAAATCAAGGATACCCTTATCCATTATGACAGAAGTTTATTAGTTGCTGATCCTCGTCGTTGTGAACCAAAGAAGTTTGGAGGTCCAGGTGCTCGTGCACG cTATCAAAAATCCTAcc GTTAA